A stretch of the Rosa rugosa chromosome 5, drRosRugo1.1, whole genome shotgun sequence genome encodes the following:
- the LOC133711573 gene encoding uncharacterized protein LOC133711573 codes for MALEDQEKQRSFQNEACIAIRSCSLASPMPARPIRGSSTECSKIYLEIPWKFTLMTWWLKASIRKIDHIEHLREAFEILRQYGMRLNPTKCAFGVSSGQFLGHLVSKRGIEPNLEKVEAIVKMRDPETKEDIQVLTGRIAALSRFISRLTDRCKPFFRALKNKQANFWGPEQSEALANLKKYLSGRQFLSVPRNGEPLCIYLAISDVATSAALFREEGYRQEPIAYKNRRLLDAETRYSPSEKVILALVTAKRKLRQYFEGHSITVYTNLPIRAILSKLDTSGRMAKWAIELSEFDITYKPRSALKGQALADFLVECHFPAPIPEVSWNHGRTHPGRCTSTAHPVSQEQGQAFYFKVPRMSKSSVYSDSQLVVGLSNDDYAANDERMSRYQDLVRDLMRGFKQLSLVKVPREKNSRVDELAKAASGCTEVINIVKIEVLEGPSIDGNKPRRQVMVVESIPNDWRGQIINYLEFGIQPDDPIEARKLRMKAARYLVVKEELFRRSFSGPHLRCLGPSQARLVLEEVHEGSCGAHLGGRTLAHKVLSQGYYWPYLSREAEQYAKKCKQCQRHAPVSHSPAEELHSLAGPWPFARWGMDIVGLLPTAPGGLKYALLATDYHTKWVEADSYAMITGETVATFTWRNIICRFGIPRYIICDNGTQFNNQKFRAFYTRHGITLRFSSRSYPQGNGQAEITNRTIFDGVKRRLEHKRGKWSEELQHVLWAYRTTRRKPTDETPYALTNGMEAVISTEIILPTVRTLTVERGNNEEQIARHLDLLDERREAAAIHLANYQNQVAKYFNKGVRPRAFLVGELVL; via the exons ATGGCCCTAGAAGACCAGGAGAAACAGCGTTCATTTCAGAACGAGGCCTGTATTGCTATACGGTCATGCAGTTTGGCCTCACCAATGCCGGCGCGACCTATCAGAGGCTCGTCAACCGAATGTTCAAAGATTTACTTGGAAATACCAtggaagtttacattgatgacatgGTGGTTAAAAGCAAGCATCAGAAAGATCGATCACATAGAGCATCTAAGGGAAGCGTTCGAGATATTAAGGCAGTACGGCATGAGGCTCAATCCGACCAAATGCGCGTTTGGGGTATCATCTGGACAGTTTTTGGGACATCTTGTGAGTAAAAGAGGGATCGAGCCAAATTTGGAGAAGGTAGAAGCCATCGTGAAAATGCGCGACCCAGAGACGAAAGAGGATATACAAGTGTTAACCGGTCGCATCGCCGCGTTGAGTCGCTTTATATCTCGGCTAACTGACCGATGTAAACCCTTCTTCCGTGCATTAAAAAATAAGCAAGCCAATTTTTGGGGCCCAGAGCAGTCTGAAGCGTTAGCTAATTTGAAAAAATACTTATCCGGCAGACAGTTTCTCTCTGTGCCCCGCAACGGCGAGCCCCTCTGCATATACTTGGCAATATCAGATGTGGCAACCAGCGCCGCCTTGTTCAGGGAAGAGGGATATCGGCAGGAACCCATAGCATATAAGAACCGCAGGCTCCTAGATGCCGAAACAAGGTACTCTCCGTCGGAAAAGGTAATCCTCGCCCTGGTTACGGCGAAAAGGAAGTTGCGACAATACTTCGAGGGGCATAGCATCACGGTATACACCAATTTGCCAATTCGCGCCATCCTGTCAAAACTAGACACATCCGGAAGAATGGCCAAATGGGCAATCGAGCTAAGTGAATTTGACATTACATATAAGCCGAGGTCGGCACTCAAGGGCCAGGCGTTAGCAGATTTCTTGGTCGAGTGCCACTTCCCAGCACCGATCCCCGAGGTTTCATGGAATCATGGCAGGACCCATCCTGGGAGATGCACGTCGACGGCGCATCCAGTTTCTCAGGAGCAGGGGCAGGCATTTTACTTCAAAGTTCCGAGGATGTCCAAATCGAGT GTATATTCTGACTCGCAGCTAGTTGTCGGATTGTCTAATGATGACTACGCCGCCAATGACGAACGAATGTCCAGATATCAAGACTTGGTTCGAGATTTGATGCGCGGGTTCAAACAACTTTCACTGGTCAAAGTACCTCGCGAGAAGAATTCCCGCGTAGACGAGTTGGCTAAAGCCGCTTCAGGTTGCACGGAGGTCATCAATATCGTCAAGATCGAGGTGCTCGAAGGACCAAGCATTGACGGTAACAAGCCGCGACGACAGGTCATGGTGGTTGAGTCAATTCCGAACGACTGGAGAGGTCAAATTATCAATTACCTTGAATTTGGCATACAGCCAGACGATCCAATTGAGGCCAGAAAGCTCAGGATGAAGGCTGCACGATACCTAGTTGTCAAAGAGGAACTTTTTAGGCGCTCATTTTCCGGACCCCATCTTAGATGCCTAGGACCTTCTCAGGCAAGGCTCGTCCTCGAAGAAGTTCATGAAGGGTCGTGCGGGGCGCACCTCGGCGGCAGGACCCTCGCACATAAGGTACTCTCTCAAGGATATTATTGGCCATATCTCTCGCGGGAAGCCGAACAATATGCCAAGAAATGTAAGCAATGCCAACGGCACGCACCGGTCAGCCATTCGCCTGCCGAAGAGCTTCACTCATTAGCTGGCCCATGGCCTTTCGCCAGATGGGGAATGGATATAGTTGGTCTCTTACCGACGGCACCCGGCGGCCTCAAGTACGCACTGCTTGCTACGGACTACCACACGAAATGGGTCGAAGCAGATTCATATGCCATGATTACGGGAGAGACAGTGGCAACATTCACATGGCGGAACATCATATGTCGCTTCGGCATCCCGCGGTATATCATATGCGACAACGGAACGCAATTCAATAACCAGAAGTTTAGAGCTTTCTATACCCGACATGGGATTACGTTGCGTTTTTCTTCAAGGAGTTACCCACAAGGTAATGGCCAAGCCGAAATAACGAACCGTACCATTTTCGACGGAGTCAAGCGGCGACTAGAGCACAAAAGAGGCAAATGGAGCGAGGAGTTGCAACATGTTCTCTGGGCTTATCGAACTACTCGTCGGAAGCCAACCGACGAGACTCCGTATGCCTTGACTAACGGAATGGAGGCTGTCATCTCTACCGAAATCATTCTTCCTACGGTTCGGACTCTTACCGTTGAAAGGGGAAATAACGAGGAGCAAATAGCACGGCACTTGGATCTTCTTGACGAAAGGCGGGAAGCCGCTGCCATTCACCTTGCCAATTATCAAAATCAGGTGGCAAAATATTTCAACAAAGGTGTCCGGCCGCGCGCGTTCCTGGTAGGAGAGCTCGTTTTGTAA